The following are encoded in a window of Citrobacter freundii genomic DNA:
- the trmN gene encoding tRNA(1)(Val) (adenine(37)-N(6))-methyltransferase TrmN: MPQSSSVLRRNGFTFKQFFVAHDRCAMKVGTDGILLGAWAPVAGVKRILDIGTGSGLLALMLAQRTDNSVLIDAVELDVDAAQQAEENIAQSPWGQRIRIHTEDAQRWIPRQTVRFDLIISNPPYYEQGVECGTPQREQARYTTTLDHAALITLAADSITEEGFFCVVLPEQIGNAFTQQALNMGWHLRLRTDVAETEARLPHRVLLAFSPQAGECFSDRLVIRGPDQRYSEGYTALTQAFYLFM, encoded by the coding sequence ATGCCCCAGTCTTCATCAGTACTTCGACGTAATGGGTTTACCTTTAAACAGTTTTTTGTGGCACACGATCGTTGTGCAATGAAAGTTGGGACTGACGGAATTTTATTGGGGGCCTGGGCCCCTGTCGCAGGCGTAAAGCGGATCCTTGATATCGGCACCGGGAGTGGTTTGTTAGCACTGATGCTGGCCCAGCGTACAGATAACAGCGTCCTGATTGATGCGGTGGAGCTGGATGTTGACGCCGCGCAACAGGCAGAGGAAAACATCGCGCAATCTCCGTGGGGGCAGCGTATCCGGATCCATACTGAAGATGCTCAACGGTGGATACCTCGCCAGACCGTGCGCTTTGATCTGATTATCAGTAATCCCCCTTATTATGAGCAAGGCGTGGAGTGTGGTACGCCACAGCGCGAGCAGGCACGTTATACCACGACGCTCGATCATGCGGCGCTGATAACGCTGGCGGCGGACAGTATTACAGAAGAGGGCTTTTTTTGCGTGGTACTGCCGGAGCAGATTGGTAACGCTTTTACCCAGCAGGCATTAAACATGGGATGGCATCTGCGTCTGCGTACGGATGTGGCGGAAACCGAAGCCCGGCTGCCGCATCGGGTCCTGCTGGCTTTCTCCCCGCAGGCCGGGGAGTGCTTTAGCGACAGATTAGTGATCCGTGGGCCAGACCAGCGTTACTCAGAAGGTTACACCGCGTTGACCCAGGCATTTTATCTGTTTATGTGA
- the nadB gene encoding L-aspartate oxidase, translating to MNTTPELSCDVLIIGSGAAGLSLALRLAEKHRVIVLSKGPVSEGSTFYAQGGIAAVFDETDSIDSHVEDTLIAGAGLCDRHAVEFVASNARTCVQWLIDQGVLFDTQVQPNGEESYHLTREGGHSHRRILHAADATGKEVETTLVSKAQNHPNIQVLERSNAVDLIISDKIGLPGTRRVVGAWIWNRNKEAVETCHAKSVVLATGGASKVYQYTTNPDISSGDGIAMAWRAGCRVANLEFNQFHPTALYHPQARNFLLTEALRGEGAHLKRPDGSRFMPDFDERGELAPRDIVARAIDHEMKRLGADCMFIDISHKPEEFVRQHFPMIYEKLLGLGIDLTKEPVPIVPAAHYTCGGVMVDDFGRTDVDGLYAIGEVSYTGLHGANRMASNSLLECLVYGWSAAEDIDRRMPYARSVSTLPGWDESRVENPDELVVIQHNWHELRLFMWDYVGIVRTTKRLERALRRITMLQQEIDEYYAHFRVSNNLLELRNLVQVAELIVRCAMMRKESRGLHFTLDYPEQLPESGPSILSPLSHHINR from the coding sequence ATGAATACAACGCCTGAATTATCCTGTGATGTGCTGATTATTGGCAGCGGTGCTGCCGGACTCTCACTGGCTTTGCGCTTGGCTGAGAAACATCGGGTTATTGTCCTGAGTAAAGGGCCTGTGAGTGAAGGCTCTACATTCTATGCCCAGGGAGGCATTGCCGCTGTTTTTGATGAAACCGACAGTATCGATTCTCACGTCGAGGATACGCTGATTGCCGGCGCGGGATTGTGCGATCGCCATGCAGTTGAGTTCGTCGCCAGCAACGCCCGAACGTGCGTCCAGTGGCTCATTGATCAAGGCGTTTTGTTTGATACGCAGGTTCAGCCCAATGGTGAAGAGAGTTATCACCTGACCCGCGAAGGCGGCCATAGCCATCGACGCATCCTGCATGCGGCTGATGCCACCGGCAAAGAGGTTGAAACTACGCTGGTCAGCAAGGCGCAAAATCATCCCAACATTCAGGTGCTGGAACGTAGCAACGCCGTGGACCTGATCATCTCCGATAAAATCGGCTTGCCGGGCACGCGCCGGGTAGTTGGCGCATGGATCTGGAACCGTAATAAAGAAGCCGTCGAAACCTGCCATGCCAAATCCGTCGTGCTGGCCACCGGTGGCGCATCGAAGGTCTATCAGTACACCACCAATCCGGATATCTCCTCAGGCGATGGAATTGCGATGGCCTGGCGCGCAGGGTGTCGTGTCGCCAACCTCGAATTTAATCAGTTTCACCCCACCGCGCTGTATCACCCGCAGGCACGCAATTTTCTACTGACTGAAGCGCTGCGTGGCGAAGGTGCCCACCTGAAGCGCCCGGACGGCTCACGCTTTATGCCCGACTTTGATGAGCGTGGTGAACTAGCGCCGCGCGATATCGTGGCGCGTGCTATCGATCATGAAATGAAGCGTCTGGGTGCGGACTGCATGTTCATCGACATCAGTCATAAACCGGAAGAATTTGTCCGCCAGCATTTTCCGATGATTTATGAAAAGCTGCTGGGCCTGGGGATCGACCTGACCAAAGAGCCAGTGCCTATCGTGCCAGCTGCACACTATACCTGCGGTGGCGTGATGGTCGATGATTTTGGTCGGACTGACGTCGACGGTCTGTATGCCATCGGCGAAGTGAGCTACACCGGGCTGCATGGTGCAAATCGTATGGCGTCTAACTCACTGCTGGAGTGCCTGGTCTACGGCTGGTCTGCAGCTGAAGATATTGATCGTAGAATGCCCTACGCACGTAGTGTAAGCACGCTTCCGGGTTGGGATGAAAGCCGGGTTGAAAATCCGGATGAGCTGGTTGTCATCCAGCATAACTGGCATGAACTGCGGCTATTTATGTGGGATTACGTTGGCATTGTACGCACGACTAAACGTCTGGAGCGAGCCCTGCGGCGTATCACGATGCTGCAACAGGAAATCGACGAGTATTACGCCCATTTCCGCGTGTCGAACAATTTACTGGAGCTGCGCAATTTGGTGCAGGTTGCCGAGCTGATTGTGCGCTGCGCAATGATGCGTAAAGAGAGCCGGGGCCTGCACTTCACGCTGGATTATCCAGAGCAGTTGCCTGAATCCGGCCCTTCTATTCTTTCGCCGCTTAGCCATCACATAAACAGATAA
- the rseD gene encoding rpoE leader peptide RseD — MRDKTCLQHDKQKQMRNGTLRNLSTPSHCLLIVQLMEWRFESAWKFGLGRLYLG, encoded by the coding sequence ATGAGAGATAAGACCTGTCTACAACATGACAAACAAAAACAAATGCGTAACGGAACTTTACGAAACTTGAGCACTCCAAGTCATTGCTTGCTCATAGTGCAGCTGATGGAGTGGCGTTTCGAAAGCGCGTGGAAATTTGGTTTGGGGAGACTTTACCTCGGATGA
- the rpoE gene encoding RNA polymerase sigma factor RpoE — MSEQLTDQVLVERVQKGDQKAFNLLVVRYQHKVASLVSRYVPSGDVPDVVQEAFIKAYRALDSFRGDSAFYTWLYRIAVNTAKNYLVAQGRRPPSSDIDAIEAENYESGGALKEISNPENLMLSEELRQIVFRTIESLPEDLRMAITLRELDGLSYEEIAAIMDCPVGTVRSRIFRAREAIDNKVQPLIRR; from the coding sequence ATGAGCGAGCAGTTAACGGACCAGGTCCTGGTAGAACGGGTCCAGAAGGGAGATCAGAAAGCCTTTAATTTACTGGTAGTTCGCTATCAGCATAAGGTGGCGAGTCTGGTTTCCCGCTATGTACCGTCGGGCGATGTTCCCGATGTTGTACAGGAAGCATTTATTAAGGCCTATCGTGCGCTGGATTCGTTCCGGGGAGATAGTGCTTTTTATACCTGGCTGTATCGTATAGCAGTCAATACAGCGAAGAATTACCTGGTCGCTCAGGGGCGTCGTCCACCTTCCAGTGATATAGATGCGATAGAAGCAGAAAATTACGAAAGTGGCGGTGCGCTGAAAGAAATTTCGAACCCTGAGAACTTAATGTTGTCAGAAGAACTGAGACAGATAGTTTTCCGAACTATTGAGTCCCTCCCGGAAGATTTACGCATGGCAATAACCTTGCGGGAGCTGGATGGCCTGAGCTATGAAGAGATAGCCGCTATCATGGATTGTCCGGTGGGTACGGTGCGTTCTCGTATCTTCCGAGCGAGGGAAGCTATTGATAATAAAGTTCAACCGCTTATCAGGCGTTGA
- the rseA gene encoding anti-sigma-E factor RseA gives MQKEKLSALMDGETLDTELLKELTHDPEMQKTWESYHMIRDSMRGDTADVLHFDISDRVMAAIADEPVRQAAPLIPEAQPAPHQWQKMPFWKKMRPWAAQLTQMGVAACVSLAVIVGVQHYNGQSETSQQPETPVFNTLPMMGKASPVSLGVPSDATASSGGQQQQVQEQRRRINAMLQDYELQRRLHSEQLQFEQAQTQQAAVQVPGIQTLGTQSQ, from the coding sequence ATGCAGAAAGAAAAACTTTCCGCTTTAATGGATGGCGAAACGCTGGATACTGAGTTACTCAAAGAGCTGACTCACGACCCGGAAATGCAAAAAACCTGGGAGAGTTATCACATGATCCGCGATTCCATGCGAGGTGATACCGCCGACGTTCTCCATTTCGATATTTCCGACCGAGTAATGGCAGCCATCGCAGATGAGCCAGTACGTCAGGCGGCGCCATTGATTCCTGAGGCCCAGCCAGCACCACATCAGTGGCAGAAAATGCCATTCTGGAAGAAAATGCGTCCGTGGGCCGCTCAGCTTACTCAAATGGGTGTGGCCGCGTGCGTATCGCTTGCAGTTATCGTTGGCGTCCAGCACTATAATGGGCAATCTGAAACGTCCCAGCAGCCCGAAACGCCGGTATTTAATACATTACCGATGATGGGTAAAGCCAGTCCGGTGAGCTTGGGTGTACCTTCTGACGCGACGGCCAGCAGCGGCGGTCAGCAACAGCAGGTGCAGGAGCAGCGTCGTCGTATCAATGCTATGTTGCAGGATTACGAACTGCAGCGCCGACTGCACTCCGAACAGCTTCAGTTTGAGCAGGCACAGACACAGCAAGCCGCTGTACAGGTGCCAGGAATTCAAACTTTAGGAACGCAATCGCAGTAA
- the rseB gene encoding sigma-E factor regulatory protein RseB has product MKQLWFAMSLVAGSLFFSVNASATPASGALLQQMNLASQSLTYELSFVSINKQGVESLRYRHARLDNRPLAQLLQLDGPRREVVQRGNEISYFEPGLEPFTLNGDYIVDSLPSLIYTDFKRLAPYYDFISVGRTRIADRLCEVLRVVARDGTRYSYIVWMDTETKLPMRVDLLDRDGETLEQFRVIAFTVNSGVGDSMQTLAKANLPPLLSVPAGEKTNFNWSPSWLPQGFSEVSSSRRPLPTMDNMPIESRLYSDGLFSFSVNVNRAQQNSADQLLRTGRRTVSTSVRDNAEITIVGELPPQTAKRIADNIKFRAAQ; this is encoded by the coding sequence ATGAAGCAACTTTGGTTTGCCATGTCACTTGTGGCTGGTAGCCTGTTCTTCTCTGTCAACGCCTCGGCCACTCCTGCGTCCGGGGCGTTATTGCAGCAGATGAATCTGGCCAGCCAGTCGCTCACCTATGAGCTGTCCTTCGTCAGCATCAATAAACAGGGTGTTGAATCCCTACGTTATCGTCATGCTCGTCTGGATAACCGTCCGCTTGCACAACTGTTGCAATTAGATGGACCACGCCGGGAAGTCGTACAACGTGGGAATGAGATCAGCTATTTTGAGCCGGGGCTCGAACCGTTCACGCTGAACGGTGATTATATTGTTGATTCTCTGCCATCTCTGATTTACACCGACTTTAAACGTCTCGCACCCTACTATGATTTTATCTCGGTAGGCCGAACCCGTATTGCAGACAGGCTTTGTGAAGTGCTCCGCGTCGTGGCGCGTGACGGGACTCGTTACAGCTACATTGTCTGGATGGACACCGAAACTAAGCTACCGATGCGCGTCGATCTTCTTGACCGGGATGGCGAAACGCTGGAACAGTTCCGCGTGATCGCTTTTACCGTGAATAGCGGCGTCGGAGACAGCATGCAGACGCTGGCAAAAGCCAACCTGCCGCCGTTGCTATCCGTTCCCGCAGGCGAGAAAACCAACTTCAACTGGAGCCCATCGTGGTTGCCGCAAGGATTCAGTGAAGTCTCCAGCAGCCGTCGTCCACTGCCGACGATGGACAATATGCCGATTGAATCGCGTCTTTATTCTGACGGGCTGTTCAGCTTCTCTGTGAATGTGAACCGCGCGCAGCAAAACAGCGCCGATCAGCTCCTGCGTACCGGACGCCGCACGGTCAGTACCAGCGTACGAGATAATGCCGAAATCACTATCGTTGGTGAACTTCCGCCGCAAACGGCGAAGCGCATCGCGGACAATATCAAGTTCAGGGCTGCACAATGA
- the rseC gene encoding SoxR-reducing system protein RseC — MIKEWATVVSWQNGLATVSCDVKASCSSCASRAGCGSRVLNKLGPQTTHTIVVPSVEPLAPGQKVELGIAEGSLLGSAMLVYLSPLAGLFVFAALFQVLFGSDIAALSGAILGGVGGFLIARGFSRKLAEREAWQPVILNVALPPDLLRVETHQ; from the coding sequence ATGATCAAAGAGTGGGCAACGGTTGTTTCCTGGCAAAATGGCCTGGCGACAGTCAGCTGTGACGTTAAAGCGTCGTGCAGCAGCTGTGCCTCAAGGGCCGGATGCGGAAGCCGTGTGCTGAATAAACTGGGACCGCAGACAACGCACACCATTGTGGTGCCTAGCGTTGAACCGCTGGCTCCCGGTCAGAAAGTTGAGCTAGGCATTGCTGAAGGCAGCCTGTTGGGCTCGGCAATGTTAGTCTATCTGTCTCCGCTGGCGGGGCTGTTTGTTTTTGCCGCATTGTTCCAGGTGTTGTTTGGCAGCGATATCGCCGCGTTAAGCGGTGCGATACTGGGCGGTGTGGGTGGATTCCTGATTGCTCGTGGTTTCTCACGCAAGCTGGCTGAACGTGAGGCCTGGCAACCGGTGATTCTCAATGTTGCTCTCCCGCCTGACCTTCTTCGCGTCGAAACACACCAGTGA
- the lepA gene encoding translation elongation factor 4: MKNIRNFSIIAHIDHGKSTLSDRIIQICGGLSDREMEAQVLDSMDLERERGITIKAQSVTLDFKSSDGETYQLNFIDTPGHVDFSYEVSRSLAACEGALLVVDAGQGVEAQTLANCYTALEMDLEVVPVLNKIDLPAADPERVAEEIEDIVGIDATDAVRCSAKTGVGVTDVLERLVREIPPPEGDPEGPLQALIIDSWFDNYLGVVSLVRIKNGTMRKGDKIKVMSTGQVYNADRLGIFTPKQVDRTELKCGEVGWLVCAIKDILGAPVGDTLTQARNPADKALPGFKKVKPQVYAGLFPVSSDDYENFRDALGKLSLNDASLFYEPESSTALGFGFRCGFLGLLHMEIIQERLEREYDLDLITTAPTVVYEVETTGKETIYVDSPSKLPPLNNIYELREPIAECHMLLPQAYLGNVITLCIEKRGVQTNMVYHGNQVALTYEIPMAEVVLDFFDRLKSTSRGYASLDYNFKRFQASDMVRVDVLINNERVDALALITHRDNSQSRGRELVEKMKELIPRQQFDIAIQAAIGTHIIARSTVKQLRKNVLAKCYGGDISRKKKLLQKQKEGKKRMKQIGNVELPQEAFLAILHVGKDSK, encoded by the coding sequence ATGAAGAACATACGTAACTTTTCAATCATAGCTCACATCGACCACGGTAAATCAACGCTGTCTGACCGTATTATCCAGATCTGCGGTGGCCTGTCTGACCGTGAAATGGAAGCGCAGGTTCTCGACTCGATGGATCTTGAGCGTGAGCGCGGTATTACTATCAAAGCGCAGAGCGTGACGCTCGATTTCAAATCATCTGATGGTGAAACCTACCAGCTTAACTTTATCGACACGCCGGGCCACGTTGACTTCTCGTATGAAGTTTCGCGCTCGCTTGCCGCCTGTGAAGGCGCTCTGCTGGTGGTTGACGCCGGACAGGGTGTTGAAGCGCAAACGCTGGCTAACTGCTATACCGCCCTGGAAATGGATCTCGAGGTGGTGCCGGTACTGAATAAAATTGACCTGCCGGCTGCCGATCCTGAGCGTGTAGCGGAAGAGATCGAAGATATCGTCGGTATCGATGCGACAGATGCGGTTCGTTGCTCGGCGAAAACCGGCGTCGGCGTGACCGACGTTCTGGAACGTCTGGTGCGCGAAATTCCGCCGCCGGAAGGTGACCCGGAAGGCCCGCTGCAGGCGCTGATCATTGACTCCTGGTTCGATAACTATCTGGGTGTGGTCTCGCTGGTACGTATTAAAAACGGTACCATGCGCAAAGGCGACAAAATCAAAGTGATGAGCACCGGGCAGGTGTATAACGCTGACCGTCTGGGGATCTTCACGCCTAAGCAAGTTGACCGTACCGAACTGAAGTGCGGCGAAGTGGGTTGGCTGGTTTGTGCGATTAAAGATATTCTCGGCGCCCCGGTCGGCGATACGCTGACTCAGGCACGTAATCCGGCAGATAAAGCGCTGCCAGGATTTAAAAAGGTGAAACCGCAGGTTTACGCCGGTCTGTTCCCGGTCAGCTCTGACGATTACGAAAACTTCCGTGATGCGTTAGGTAAGCTGAGCCTGAACGATGCCTCCCTGTTCTATGAACCGGAAAGCTCTACCGCGCTGGGCTTCGGCTTCCGCTGTGGCTTCCTTGGTTTGCTGCACATGGAGATCATTCAGGAACGTCTGGAACGTGAATACGATCTGGACCTGATCACCACTGCACCGACCGTTGTTTACGAAGTTGAAACCACGGGTAAAGAGACTATCTATGTCGATAGCCCGTCCAAACTGCCGCCGCTGAACAACATCTATGAGCTGCGCGAGCCGATCGCTGAGTGTCATATGCTGCTGCCTCAGGCATATCTCGGCAACGTTATCACGCTGTGTATCGAGAAGCGTGGCGTACAGACCAACATGGTTTACCACGGTAACCAGGTGGCGCTGACCTATGAAATCCCGATGGCAGAAGTGGTGCTCGACTTCTTCGACCGCCTGAAGTCAACGTCTCGTGGCTATGCGTCACTGGACTATAACTTCAAACGCTTCCAGGCCTCTGACATGGTGCGCGTTGATGTTCTGATCAACAACGAGCGTGTTGATGCGCTGGCGCTCATTACCCACCGTGATAACTCACAGAGCCGCGGCCGTGAGCTGGTGGAAAAGATGAAAGAACTGATCCCACGCCAGCAGTTTGATATCGCGATTCAGGCAGCCATTGGTACGCACATCATTGCGCGTTCAACGGTTAAGCAGCTGCGTAAAAACGTTCTGGCTAAGTGCTATGGCGGTGATATTAGCCGTAAGAAAAAGCTGCTGCAGAAACAGAAAGAAGGTAAAAAACGCATGAAGCAGATCGGTAACGTCGAGCTGCCTCAGGAAGCGTTCCTCGCCATTCTGCATGTCGGTAAAGACAGCAAATAA
- the lepB gene encoding signal peptidase I, whose translation MANMFALILVIATLVTGILWCVDKFIFAPKRRERQAAAQAAAGDSLDNATLKKVSPKPGWLETGASVFPVLAIVLVVRSFIYEPFQIPSGSMMPTLLIGDFILVEKFAYGIKDPIYQKTLIETGHPKRGDVVVFKYPEDPRLDYIKRAVGLPGDKVTYDPVAKEVTIQPGCRSGQACQNALPVTYSDVQPSDFVQTFARRNGGEATSGFFELPLSETKDNGIRLTERKETLGEVTHRILTVPIAQDQVGMYYRQPGQQLATWIVPPGHYFMMGDNRDNSADSRYWGFVPEANLVGKATGIWMSFDKQEGEWPTGVRLSRIGGIH comes from the coding sequence ATGGCGAATATGTTTGCCCTGATTCTGGTGATTGCCACACTGGTGACGGGCATTTTATGGTGCGTAGATAAATTTATCTTTGCGCCAAAACGCCGGGAGCGTCAGGCAGCGGCACAAGCCGCTGCGGGTGATTCACTGGATAACGCAACGCTGAAAAAAGTCTCCCCGAAGCCGGGCTGGCTGGAAACCGGAGCATCCGTGTTCCCGGTACTGGCGATTGTACTGGTGGTGCGTTCATTTATTTATGAGCCGTTCCAGATCCCATCGGGTTCGATGATGCCGACGCTGTTAATTGGTGATTTTATTCTGGTGGAGAAATTTGCCTACGGAATTAAAGATCCGATTTATCAGAAAACACTGATCGAAACGGGCCATCCGAAACGTGGTGATGTCGTGGTGTTTAAATACCCGGAGGATCCGCGCCTGGACTACATCAAACGCGCTGTCGGTTTACCGGGAGACAAAGTGACGTACGATCCAGTGGCGAAAGAGGTCACGATCCAGCCAGGATGCCGCTCCGGTCAGGCGTGTCAAAACGCATTGCCGGTCACGTACTCTGACGTTCAGCCGAGTGATTTCGTACAGACGTTTGCACGTCGTAACGGTGGCGAAGCGACCAGTGGTTTCTTCGAACTTCCGCTGAGCGAAACGAAAGATAACGGTATTCGCCTGACCGAACGTAAAGAGACGCTGGGCGAGGTGACGCACCGCATTCTGACCGTGCCAATCGCGCAGGATCAGGTGGGGATGTACTACCGCCAACCGGGTCAGCAACTGGCGACCTGGATTGTTCCACCGGGACACTACTTCATGATGGGTGATAACCGCGACAACAGCGCGGACAGCCGTTACTGGGGATTTGTACCGGAAGCGAATCTGGTGGGTAAAGCGACGGGCATCTGGATGAGTTTCGACAAGCAAGAAGGTGAATGGCCGACCGGTGTTCGTTTAAGCCGTATTGGTGGTATTCATTAA
- the rnc gene encoding ribonuclease III, giving the protein MNPIVINRLQRKLGYTFNHQELLQQALTHRSASSKHNERLEFLGDSILSFVIANALYHRFPRVDEGDMSRMRATLVRGNTLAELAREFDLGECLRLGPGELKSGGFRRESILADTVEALIGGVFLDSDIQTVEQLILNWYQTRLDEISPGDKQKDPKTRLQEYLQGRHLPLPSYLVVQVRGEAHDQEFTIHCQVSGLSEPVVGTGSSRRKAEQAAAEQALKKLELE; this is encoded by the coding sequence ATGAACCCCATCGTAATTAATCGGCTTCAACGGAAGCTGGGCTACACTTTTAATCATCAGGAACTGTTGCAGCAGGCATTAACTCATCGCAGTGCCAGCAGCAAACATAACGAGCGTTTAGAATTTTTAGGCGACTCTATTTTGAGCTTTGTTATTGCCAATGCGTTGTATCATCGTTTTCCGCGTGTGGACGAAGGTGATATGAGTCGCATGCGCGCCACGCTGGTGCGCGGTAATACGCTGGCTGAATTAGCCCGTGAGTTTGATCTCGGCGAATGTTTACGTTTGGGGCCGGGCGAACTGAAAAGCGGCGGCTTCCGTCGTGAATCTATTCTGGCTGATACCGTCGAAGCACTGATCGGCGGCGTCTTCCTCGACAGTGATATTCAGACTGTTGAACAACTGATCCTTAACTGGTATCAAACCCGTCTGGATGAAATTAGTCCGGGCGACAAACAAAAAGATCCGAAAACGCGTTTGCAGGAATACTTGCAGGGTCGCCACCTGCCGCTGCCGTCTTATCTGGTAGTACAGGTCCGTGGCGAAGCGCACGATCAAGAATTTACTATCCACTGCCAGGTTAGCGGCCTGAGTGAACCGGTGGTTGGCACAGGTTCGAGCCGTCGTAAGGCTGAGCAGGCTGCCGCCGAACAGGCGTTGAAAAAACTGGAGCTGGAATGA
- the era gene encoding GTPase Era, which produces MSEEKTYCGFIAIVGRPNVGKSTLLNNLLGQKISITSRKAQTTRHRIVGIHTEGAYQAIYVDTPGLHMEEKRAINRLMNKAASSSIGDVELIIFVVEGTRWTPDDEMVLNKLRDGKAPVILAVNKVDNVQEKADLLPHLQFLASQMNFLDIVPMSAETGMNVDTVAGIVRKHLPEAIHHFPEDYITDRSQRFMASEIIREKLMRFLGAELPYSVTVEIERFIPNERGGYDINGLILVEREGQKKMVIGNKGAKIKTIGIEARKDMQEMFEAPVHLELWVKVKSGWADDERALRSLGYGDDV; this is translated from the coding sequence ATGAGCGAAGAAAAAACCTATTGCGGATTTATTGCCATCGTCGGTCGCCCGAACGTTGGTAAATCCACCCTGTTGAATAATCTGCTTGGGCAGAAGATTTCCATTACCTCCCGTAAGGCGCAGACGACCCGTCACCGCATTGTCGGTATTCATACCGAAGGCGCGTATCAGGCTATTTATGTTGATACCCCGGGCCTGCACATGGAAGAAAAGCGTGCCATCAACCGCCTGATGAACAAAGCGGCCAGCAGTTCTATTGGTGACGTTGAATTGATTATTTTCGTCGTAGAGGGCACGCGCTGGACGCCGGACGACGAAATGGTGCTGAACAAACTGCGTGACGGTAAAGCCCCGGTTATCCTGGCGGTCAACAAAGTGGATAACGTCCAGGAAAAAGCCGATCTGCTGCCGCACCTGCAGTTCCTGGCAAGCCAGATGAACTTCCTCGACATCGTACCGATGTCTGCCGAAACCGGCATGAATGTCGATACCGTTGCGGGCATCGTGCGTAAGCATCTGCCGGAAGCGATTCATCACTTCCCGGAAGATTACATCACCGACCGCTCGCAGCGCTTTATGGCCTCTGAAATCATCCGTGAAAAGCTGATGCGTTTCCTCGGTGCTGAACTGCCGTATTCTGTGACCGTTGAGATTGAGCGCTTTATCCCTAACGAACGTGGCGGCTACGATATCAACGGCCTGATCCTTGTCGAACGCGAAGGGCAGAAGAAGATGGTAATTGGCAACAAAGGGGCCAAAATTAAAACCATCGGTATTGAAGCACGTAAAGACATGCAGGAAATGTTCGAAGCGCCTGTGCACCTTGAACTGTGGGTGAAAGTGAAATCTGGC